The genomic region TCCTGTAGCCTGGTCACGTGACAAGGCCAGTTGCTGAGGGACATTGTATTGCTGCCAGGAGACCAAGAGGCCCTGTTTAGATCATTCCTTCCAACTGGCTGCCTGTGGGAGCAGCTGTGTGAGTTGGGGAGTCTCAGGGCCATCTCTGCCACCCACCATTGTGCACACCCTCATGCCTCTCAACTTCATTCTGATACCACAGTAAGTAACTCCTGTCCCACTGCCAACTCTGGGAGACACAGCAGGGGGACTCTACATGTCTTGGGAAAGATGGCTTCTGACTTACCCTAAGTCTTCTTGcaatgtgaccttaggcaaggcacttttaacctctctgggcctcagtttcccagctgGAAACCCTCTTGCCAGCTCTAGGCACAGCGTGGTGCTCCTGTGTGTCACTAGGCCCATCCCTGCAGGTAGTAGATGCTCCACAGTGAGGCTGTGTGCTGTCACTCTTGGCTCACTCCTCCACAGGGGGCAGGACTTGGGAGCCTGTCCATTTGGCAGTTTGAATAGATTGGCATCGAGTCTTTCGACAGTTTCGGTTTATCTCTAGCTTCCTGGAGTGTGCTTTCTGGCTGGTCCTGGGACAGGGCCAGTCCAGCATCCTGAGGCTTTTTCAGCACCACAAATggtgaaaattttatttcccaaGTGATACGTAGCCTCACTAACCTGCGCTGCACACCTGCCCTGTGCCGGCACACAGGTGGTCTCACGGAGCACCCGGCCAGCAGGTGGTCGTGATGAGTGTCGAAAAGGGAGGGGGACAGAGCAGTTAAAAGTTGTGGGGACACTGGTCAGAAAGGGGCAGTGCCAGGTCATCCCCATGGTGGCCAGCACATTTCAACCTCCAAGCTGACCCCAGGGGACCCTATGCCTGTGCCGGTCCGCATCCCCGGAAAGGGCAGCTGGGATGGGTGCCCTGGGCAGGTGAGACAAGTAGGGTGCTTCAGATGCTCTGTGGGTCATAAAGTGACTCTCAAGTGTGTGGCGGACTCCTGCTCACACTTAGAGGCTCGCTCATCGTGGGAGTTACTCCTCTCATGTCTCCCTGGAGCTATTTCCTGTCACTGCTATCAGAAGGATTGAGCTCCTAGCCACGTTTTTACTGGGGGGTTGTCATTTAATGGGTGTCCCTCTCCCAGGGAACCTGCATTCTAGAACAGGTACCAGCAGGGAGCAAGACTgacaggcaggggctgggaggggcattCTGCTGGGCTGACAGCAAGAGCGACCTGCCTCCAGCCCAGCTGTGTGGCAGGCAGGGGCCCCCTCAGAACATATGTGTGGGACAGTGCTCTGTTCCTCTTCAGGCCTGGGGCCAGTAGAAGCGCAAGGGGACACGCTGGGGGGTGCCAGTTCTggcagagggctggggaggcATGGTCAGCCCTCTGGCattgaggaggaagagggggtaAGAGAGTCCTTAGAGTCTCCACCGTATTCTGCCCTCAAGACACAGGCACTGCTGCTCCTCCTGCAGAGGCTGTAACAGACGCTCACAGAGGGTACATCCCTGGGCTGGGGGGCTATCTGGGGAGCAAGGCCTTTGGCTGGCGCTAAAGGGAGGAGTCACTCATGCTCTAGAAAAGGCCCTGTAGGTGAGAAGAACGAGTCAGGGGTCCGACTCCTAGGTCATCATGCCAGCTGTCCTCGCTCTCTCAGTGTGACAGCCCAGGGCCGCCAGCCTCTCTGGGTCACATCCCTTCACTTCACCCCAGACATGTGCAGGTCGAGAGGCTCAGTCCATGGGCACACTTAGGAAAGAAGCCTTCTGGCAGTGAGTGTCAGCTCCTGGGTAGCCCACCGCAGGCCTCCAGGGCAGGTGCGTTGTCATCATGGACCCCAGCTGGGACCATGGAAGGCCCGAGGGACAAAGTGATTCAACTGGGACCACAAGGTTAACGAGAAGAGGCAGAGCCAGTTTCCTCTGAAGTCCTCAGATTCTGCActggtgagaaagagaaaggaggcaggCGGTGGGCACCCCATGTGGTTAGAGGCCCATGGCAGAGGGAGGACACAGGGTTCTGGTGTGTCACCCTCTGGTGCTGGTCCAGGTGGCATTCATGAATGCGAGGCTGTGCCCTCTCATGGCTCAGTGTCTAAAATTCCTGCCTCCTTCTGATCCTAAGAGCATTCTGCCTGTGCTCAGGAAAGCACTGGCTCCCTGGCAGGTCCAGCCCCAGGCTAGGCATGGCGTCAGGGCCGGGGCCTGGAGACGGGCTGTGCAGGGGACGGCAGGCAAAGGCCGCAGGGGGCAGGGTCTCGGGAGCACAGAGCAGTGAGCGCAGCTCTTTCTGTGGTCATAACCAGGGGATGTGTGGAATGGAGAATGCGGTGGGAGGTGAAGGCTCACGTGTACCGAGCATTTCCCTCAGGCTACACACTGCACTAGGTACGTTAGCTCTGGATCTTTGCAACATATCCGTGAAGTCTGCAGGGCCAGCATTCATGTTTTGGAGATAAAGCAACAAATGTAGAGAGGTGAGTGAAGCTTCTCAAGGCCGCACAGCAAGGCCCTCCAGTGCGGGCAGCCTGCTCGCCTGAGCTGGAGTACCACCCACCAGCCTCTCCACTGCGGGCCCCAGCTGAGTGCACAGAACTTGGCACAGCCCTGGACAGCCCGCGACATTCCAGCTGCATGAGCcttccattctcttctctctccccaccttcctctcttcccccgTAGCTTCTATCCGGCCTCTGTCTGCCAGGCCGTGGCAGGGAACTTCCCCCACAGAGGGATCTTACACAAGGGCAGCTGCGTGCTCTCCCATGTGTGGTCCTGTGTAGAATGGGTGAgggacatacacacatatacacgtggGGTCCCCCCGATTTGAGGGCTGCGGCCCAGGGCTCCGTGAGGAAGAGTGTGAGCATATCTGGGCACCTCCAGCCTGCCCATCTCCTGAGACCCCTATCATGTGCAACCAAAGACAGAGGCCAGGCCCTGTGCACAGCCAGGCAATCCTAGCTCGCAGGCACCTGCCCTTCCCTTCTGGCAGGACGGCCTGACTCTGAATCCAATGTGCTGAGCATTCATGGTACACTCCTTGCTGGCCAACCAGACAGGTTTGGGGGACATTTATCAAGAAGTCAGTGACTAACCAGTCATGGCAATGGGCTGATGTATTTAGGTATaccaacacacacatgcaggcaggACAGCCAGCAGAGATGTGCATGAATGGGAGAGGCCATGTGTGAGCAGAGGTTTGCattgttgtttctatttttgttccaCAGTCATTCCTAAGGCCTGCCTGAGCCCAGCATCTCTGCTGAGGAGTGGTGCCGTCAGGGCCACTGCAGGGGACAGCCACCTCTGGGCAGGTACAGAACCAACCACCAGTGACAAAGCTTGCCACTGCTTCCAGGAAGCATGGGTGCCAGTGGGCACCTTGCCCCTTGGGCACCACAGCCTGACCAGACTCTGGCTGACTCACCAGCAAGCCCTCCTGCACACCCCAGGCAGCTAGCAGtgcctctgtgagcctcagggACCTCAGCATGCCAGTATCTGTGCTGCTCTGCCTCACCCTTCCCTCGAGCCTCCCGGCTGCAGCTGAGCTGGCTCCAAACCCCCAGTGACCACCCTGCAGAGCCAGAGGCTGCAGCAGGAGCCCCACTGCCCGCTGTGGCTGAAGTCCTGCTCTCAGATCTGGCCTACATTGTCGTCCACATGCTCATCTCCTCCAGAAACCTGGGCAGCAAGGCCTGGGCTGCATCACCTGTGGTGTTCTCATAGACGCTGTCGGCGCTGCCCAAAGCAGCACCACACTGTCCTTCATGGCCACTGTGCTACGCACCCGCCTGGCAGTCACTTATCCTCTGCACTCACTCTCCTTCATGCCCTGTAAGGCAGCCTGGAAGGCAGTAGACCTCATCTGGCTGGTGGCCTGCTTCTTCTTTACATTTCTCATTTGGCTCAGGGGGTGGCAGGATGCCAGGTGGGAGGAGCGAGGGACCTCATGTATCTTGCAGCTGAGCCTGGGCACGGAGCTAGGCTGTGGCTCTCTGGTCACTGCCACCCACACTTGGATCTTGTGCTTTCTATGCGAGTTGTCTATGCACAGCTCTCACCACCTACTGCTTCTGGAGGATCTACACAGAGGCCAGGACTCCAGGTATCTGGGTGCAGGGCTATTACTGGACCAGAGGCACCCTGCTTGACCACACACTGCTAACCACACTGTACATTAGCCCAGTGGTAGTGTTTCCCTTGGACACTGTGCTGACCAAGCACCACCACACTGGTGCCAGGCCTCAGGCATGGCTCATGGCAGCCAACAGTGCAGTGCTCATGGTGCTTCCCCATGTCACGCTCCCACATCTGCACACACTCTTGCCACCCGCAGCTGCCGGAGAGCATCTGGGGCCACTTCTCATCAGGAAACACAGTGATAGCTTCACCATTTCTCAGAGCTACAGGCTTCACAGTCTGGCAGTCTGAGGTTAAAAATTACATGTTGGATGCACCAGCATCCAATTATGGCCAACTCCTCAGAACTGTGAAATATAATTGTGGAACAGGACATTTAAGATGACCTCAATTGATGTTTTTCAACATTTCAACAGTTTTTAGGTAGAGAAATCTCTCTTTTATTGCCATTGAAACCCTActtgaaaaaggaaggaagtaaatgCGACTCAGCAGAGCTCTGGTCAAAGTGAGGGTGAGGTCCTGGCCTGTGCTCTCCAGCGGCTTCCTCTGCACCCACCATGCCATTGACGGAGTGCCGTTGCTGGCAGACACACAGAAGCCAAAACGGTGCTGAAAGCTGGAACCTGGGAAGTAAGCAGCAGGTCTGCTGAATCGGGGACCATGAGCCTCCAGTTTGGCAGCTGCTCACACTGTGGGAGGGAGGCGAGCAAACCTAGGGCCCGCCTATAGGGATGAGTGTCATGGAAACATCTATATAGCTGGGACCCCAAAAGATACAGTGTCAGAACAAGGACAAGTGACGACTATGAGAACAGCAAGGGAACTTGCCTGCCTTGATATTGGTGCCatgcagaagaggaagaaaattcctTGAGAATTTTTAAGCAGAGGCCACCCTTCAGAAAGGATTAGAGCTAGGTTTCAAACTATTTAGTGGTCAAAAAACCCTGCTTTGTGGCTGGTGTGGTTCTTCTGGAGGACCTGAGCTTCAACTCAGGCCTCAAAGAATTTCCACAGTAAAAGAACCTCAGAGAAGATGAGTGGCACTTAGTCAAACCCACAAAGCCACACAGGGAAATTAGGCATCATTAATAAGAGTGAGAAGGAACAAGCCAACAGCATCACACTCCAGCTGTGTGAATCATCAGATACTTGGTTAATACAAAAGTGTTCAGTATGTTTTAAGACAcaaaaaacaacatgaaaatatgagCAATgtggtgctggccctgtggcatagtagttaagtttaaAAGAGGCAgaagttcacaggtttggatcctggatgtggacccacaccacccgtcagccatgctgtggcagcatcccacatagaaagcggaggaatattggcacagttgatagctcagggccaatcttcctcagcaagaaaaaaaatatgagtgaggaataatgtatttttaaaataaccaaacagatgaggaaaaaaattagatagaacttttagaaataaaaagtctaATAATTAGAATGGCAAAAGCTAGGGTAGATTTTATATGGGTTAAACAGTGTATGAGACACAACTGGAGAGAGATTTTGCAAACTGGAAGATAggttcaaataaattttctaaaattcagtCCAGAgggacaaagagatgaaaaatataaaaaagagattAAGAGACCTTGAGGCTAGAATAGAAAATACTAACTTACAGCTAATTTGGGAATATTATAGAGAAAATGTGGAagggaaatatttgaagagataatcgctgataatttttcagaattgttGGAATATATCAAACCTCAAATCCAAGAACTCCAACCAGTTACAAATAAGATAAATGACAAATAGTCCACCTGAAGCACATCATGTGAAACTGAaggaaaccaaagacaaagacaagaTATTTAAAGCTGGCAGAGGTAAAGGAAAAGGAACAGGAATTAAACTGATAGCTGACTTCTAAAAAAGCAGGGGGAGCCTGAAGTAACGAAAATAATATGGTCAGTGTGATTAGAGACAGGAACGTTGACGTAGAATTCTATATACAGGAAAACGATTTTTTCAGagagcaaaataaagacaaaatagaacacaaaatctgaaagacaaaatTCCTAGCAACAcacattaaagaaattttaaaggatgTATTTTTGGCACAAGGAAAATTGTTCCAGATGGAAGGTTTGAGATGTATGAagaaatggtgagaaataaacattGAAAACTATGTGCATAAATTTGAACAATCATGGTCTGGTTGATTgtataaaagcaataaaaatatctatttaggagtttagaaaaaagaaaaaatattgtacaAAAGTAGCACATGAGTTGGGAGGTATAATGCACCTCGATCATTTCAAAGCTCTAGCAGTCCTCAGGAGGAGGGCAGAAATACTAAGACTTTGCAGAGAAGCATGTTAGAATGCCTGAGGTAACCACTAACAGACTAGACAGAGAGGGTAACTTTCTAAATAATCTATGGAACAAATGAAATgagtaagagaaaaaataacccaaaataaggcaagaaaggaaaatgtataCAGAAAAGTCAGGACAAATAGCATAAAATAATATGATAGAATCCAAACCACAAATTTAAATGTactaaaacaataaatttaaatggaCTAAAATTTGATGATGGGAAGACTAATgttgtcagttttcttttaaatcaataTATGAAATTTGTAAGAGATAGCCCTAAATAAACAACAGGGAATGCTTGGAAGTAAAAAGATATGAaagcaaatattcattaaatgtagtctaatagaagagagaaagttgactttaaagcaaaaaaaaaagcattattagAGTAAAGAGAGTTGCTGCATAATGAGATAAGGATCCCTTTATCAGAAGGATAGAAAAATTAACACACCTAATAACAGAGGCTgaaaatttataaagcaaaaattaacaaaattatgaGGAGAAATTAACAAATCAACCCCGGtagagaagaattttaagaacATCTCTTCCTAATTGATAGATCAAGcagacaaaataaataaggatGTAGAATTTTGAACAACACAACTGTCAAGCCTGATCAAATGGACAAATTTAGAATATGTCACTCAACAATTGGAGAATACACAGTATATTTAAGCATGCCtggaattattaataaaaatgaccAGATCCTACTCTGTTAAGCAAGTCTAAGTAAGTTTCAAAGAATATATGCAAACCACAATATCTGAGTCCAGGGCACTTAAGTtagaattaaacaataaaaaataatgaaataaaatatgcttgGAAATTTAGAAACCACAGATCTAAGCAACTCATAGACCAAAGACTAATTAA from Equus asinus isolate D_3611 breed Donkey chromosome 4, EquAss-T2T_v2, whole genome shotgun sequence harbors:
- the GPR148 gene encoding LOW QUALITY PROTEIN: probable G-protein coupled receptor 148 (The sequence of the model RefSeq protein was modified relative to this genomic sequence to represent the inferred CDS: inserted 3 bases in 3 codons; deleted 1 base in 1 codon; substituted 2 bases at 2 genomic stop codons) encodes the protein MPVPVRIPGKGSWDGCPGQVQNQPPVTKLATASRKHGCQWAPCPLGTTAXPDSGXLTSKPSCTPQAASSASVSLRDLSMPVSVLLCLTLPSSLPAAAELAPNPXVTTLQSQRLQQEPHCPLXAEVLLSDLAYIVVHMLISSRNLGSXGLGCITCGVLIDAVGAAQSSTTLSFMATVLRTRLAVTYPLHSLSFMPCKAAWKAVDLIWLVACFFFTFLIWLRGWQDARWEERGTSCILQLSLGTELGCGSLVTATHTWILCFLASCLCTALTTYCFWRIYTEARTPGIWVQGYYWTRGTLLDHTLLTTLYISPVVVFPLDTVLTKHHHTGARPQAWLMAANSAVLMVLPHVTLPHLHTLLPPAAAGEHLGPLLIRKHSDSFTISQSYRLHSLAV